ATATCAATgattatttattatctttatatttctttctttgttatttttcacagttcttgcAGGTCAGGAATCCAGAATCCACATCAAAGGAAGCTCACTCAGAAGGTTCCAAGTTGGTGCTGGCTGTGGGCTGgggggcctcagttcctctctATACGGGTCTCTCCTCAGGACAACTTGAATGTGTCATAGCACGGTGGCTCCCATCTCCGTGATTCAAGGGAACAAGGCAGAAACTAAATACAGGCAGACCTTTTccctttattgcacttcacagatgatgcgttttttacaaattgaagatttatGGCAACCCTtcgtcaagcaagtctattggtgccatttttctaaaaccatttttttttttttttttttttcagtacgcgggcctctcactgttgtggcctctcccatcacggagcacaggctccggacgcgaggcccagcagccatggctcacgggcccagccgccctgcggcatgcaggatcctcccagaccagggcacgaacccgtgtcccctgcaccggcaggcggactctcaaccactgcaccaccagggaagcccccagcattatttttaaactaaggtaTGTTCTAGACCTAATGCCATtccacacttaatagactacaatatagtgtaaacatgacttttatatgcactgggaaacaaaaaaatttgtgtgGTTCAATTTTTTGCAATATTGATTTTATTACTGTGGTCTGGAATGGAACCTGCCTATACCTTTATCACCTAGATTCAGAGGTCACATGCTGTCATTTCTGCCATACAAGTCAGATCTGATTCAATGGGGGGAGGTATCTACACAAGGGAGTAACACCAGGAAACAAGGATCATCGGAGGCTATATATACTATAGAATGCCACATCAGCCCTACCTGCAAATGCCttgaatgtgaaagagaaatacacTTTTATTTTGCCTAACTGGACTTAAGATTGTGATTAATATATCTATGAACTCTTGGCACAAAGTAGGCCTGCATTAAATGCTAACTATCATTGGTCTTTTTTTCCAAGTAGATTGAGGTGTAGGACTTTTTGTCCTCTTTTGTGTGTCCCTTTGTTAACACACAAACACTTGTACCACTACCATCTAGGTCAAGGTTTGGTACAAAGTAGGTTTAGGAGGCTGTGTATCAGCCttttaactcattcattcatacaatAAGCATTCACTATTGTCCACAATATCCAGGATCTGGCCTAAGATTCTGGGATAACTTCCCTGCCCTGGAGAATTCATAGTCTAGTTGGGAACGCAAGCACAGTGAGATGGAAAACAAGCCACTTCTCTGTCTTCAGAGAAATTCAGATTAAAACAGAAAGTCAGATAATTCCAAGTGCCAGGGATGATGTGGGGGAAAgtgatcccacatgccctgctgGACATGTGGACTGCAGCACCCATCTTGAAATGTAGTCAGACAGCACTTAGGCTATGTGTATTCTCTCCACTTCCAGAATCCTCCTTCTGGGTGTATATgccagagaaacacacacaggaGTCATGCACCACAGGTTATCATAGCTTTGGGGAGGTGGGAGTTGGAGGTAACTACAGTGTCCGTTGTTCAGGGAGTAAACAAAGGAGGCATATGGTGGATACACGAACACCATGCATACTGAGCAGCAGGGAGAAGCAATGAACTCCAGTTAGACTCCGCACACAGAGACCAGTGACAAGTAATAGAACAACCTGGAAACAAATCTATGCAAACTACCATTTGTGTAAGTTAATAACCCACTCACACAAAGCAGCACCATTATATTTTATAAGGACACCCACGTATTCAAAGACATACATCAAAAATATTAGAGTAAATCCAGAATATCCAATGCAATACTAAAGGAGAACgtcagaggactgacactacctgacttcaagacttacagtaaagctacagtagtcaagacagtgtgggagggacttccctggtggtccagtgggtaagactccatgctcccaatgcagcgggcccaggttcgatccctggttggggaactagatcccacatgcatgatgcaactaagagtctgcataccacaactaagagtccgcatgccgcaactaaagcgtccgcatgccacagctaagggtccacatgccgcaaccaagagtccacatgctgcaactaagagtccgcatgccgcaactaagaagtccactgCCGCAActagagtccacgtgccacaactaagagtccacgtgTCATAACTATAgagtccgcgtgctgcaactaagagtctgcatgccgcaactaaagagtctgtgtgccacaactaagagtccacatgctgcaactaggaatccgcatgccacaagtaagaagtccacatgccacaactaagaggccacatgccgcaactaaagagtcTGCATTGCCATAACTGagtcctcatgccgcaactaagaagtccacatgccacaactaaagatcctgcgtgccgcaactaagacctggagcagcctaaataaataaataaatatatatttttaaagtgtggtattggtgaaagaatagacaaatagatcaatggaagagaacagacagcccagaaatagacccacataaatacagtcaactgatctttgacaaaggagcaaaagcaatacaatggagcaaagatagtctcttcagccagtggtgctggaacaactggacatccacacgCAGGAAGATGAATCTAGACagagaccttacacccttcacaaaaaatAAGTCAGAATAGATCCtaggcctaaatgtaaaacacagaactataaaactcttggagtataacataggagaaaacatagatgacattttagatatgataccaaagaCACgacccatgaaagaaataattgagaagctagacttcattaagattataaacttctgctctgcagaagacaatgtcaagagaatgacaAGACaaaccatagactgggagaaaatatttgcaaaagacccATCTTATAAAGGACtagttatccaaaatatacaaagaactcttaaaactcaaccatAAGAAAATAACCCTATTAAAAATTGGGCCAAAGACCTTAGCAGACACCTCACtcaagaaggtatacagatggcaaataagcatatgaaaagatgctccacatcatacatcatcagggaaatgcaaattaaaacaacaatgacacatcactacacacctatgagAATGGCCACAACCTGGAACACTGACTATACCAAATGCTgacgagaatgtggagaaacaggaactcttatctattgctggtgggaacgcaaaatggtacaaccactttggaagacagtttggtggttcctcataaaattaaacatactcttgtCATATGATCGAccaattgcactccttggtatttacccaaaggaactgaaaatttATATCCAtccaaaacctgcacacagatgtttatagcagcctgATTCTTAATTGCAAAAACCTGGAGGCAGCCAAGATGTCcctcagtaggtaaatggataaattgtggtacCTCTAGACAAGgtaatattattcagtgctaaagagaaaaaaaaaaggtttcaagccatgaaaagatatagAGGAACACTAAATAcgtattgctaagtgaaagaagtcaatctgaaaaggctacatactgtatgattctaactctatgacattctggaaaaggcaaaactatggagacaataaaaagatcagtggttgcaggGATTGGGGTGTAGATGATCAGGCAGAACACAGAAttctagggcagtgaaaatattctgtatgctACTATAATAATGGATATATGTCagcatacatttgtccaaacccatagaatgtacaacaccaagagtgaatctcTGTGTGATAATGATGTGACAATGTACAACagattcatcaattgtaacaaatgtaccactctgctgGGAGGTGTTGATAACAGGGAGGCTATTCATTTGTGGGGACAAGGGGTCTATGAGAAATTTCTGtacttctcaattttgtttaaacctaaaattgctctttaaaaattgtttttaaaaaaatagagtgggTGCACTTGTGGGGGGAGGGAAATGGAGTGGGGAATCAGGGAGAGAAGTCAAAACACAGTGTGTCAGCACAAGACTTTGCACCAAGGTTTGGGAGGAGCCACAAagcaggcttccctgaggagctACACTGAACTTTGGTGGAGGAGTAGGGTCGTCTGTCTGGTCAGACCTGAAGGGATGGGTCTCCAGAAGAGGTGGACACACAGGGCAAAGCTGGTGCCTCGGAGGAACTGCAAGTGCTTCAGCGGGACTGAAGGCCGGGGTGCCCTGGTCGGGAAGGCCGGGGCCAGCTGCTGTTCTCTCGCCCTGTAAGACCCTCCTCCTCTTACCTGGTGGACTCCTACTCAGCCCTCACACGCCTCTGGGCTGCCTGAGAGGCCGTGTGGCTGAGGAAGACTGAGCTGAGTTCCTCCGCTGGCCCCAGAGTGACCTTGGCGAGTCACTTTCCCCTCtcggaacctcagtttcttcatctgtaacatgggaataaCAATACCTACCTCAGAAGGCTGTGGTGAGGAGGAAGTGAGATGAGCAAAATATTGATACAAAGTCGCTGCCCCAAGAAGCTTATTTTCTGGTGCAGATAGACAGCTGgcagacaaataaatatgtaGTGTGTTTGCCACCGTATTCCCAGTACCCAGAAccgtgcctggtgcatagtaggtactcaattaaCATttgtggatgaatgaataaatgaatgagtggaagTAATGATGAATACTCTGGAAAGAAGTagagcaggggaaggggagagggagagccaGAGGAGTGCCGAGGGGTAGGGGAGGCCTCCCTGAGGAGATGAGATTTGTGGGAAGATGGGACGGAAATAAGGGAATTAGCTATGGGAATATCTGGGGACAGTGGGTGCCGGGCAGGAGTGGGCTCCAGGGATAGCAAGGAGGCCCGTGTGGCTGCCGCAGGGTGAGGaacagaggaggagaggagcTGAAAGCCTTGTGCGGGTGGGCTGAGACTGTGGCAggagccccctccccactcccagggaCAAGTCCTAGAAGAGTCCAAGCTGTTCAGTCCCTTCCGAGGCAGGGTGCTCCTCAGCGGCGGGCCCCAGCCCCTGACACCACTAGCACAAACTGCTCTCGGGTGTTTCGcactctgtgtgccaggccctggcattcctggcataaactcACCATCAGCTCTGGgaataagtactattattaccccTCCGTTTTCAGAGCAGGAAGCTGAGACTCCAAGAGGCTGCTAACCTTGGGCCGGAACCGGGTCTCTCTGATGCCAGGCCCAGGCTTGCACCGACCACATTGTCCTGGAATTCTTTGTTTACAGCTCGCCTTCCCCTCTGGGCTGCAGAAGGCCCTGAGTCTCAttcatggttttattttactCCCAGGGTCGCCTGTGTCAAAACCTGCCTGAGGAGCGAATGAATGAAAGCGCCTTCCAaggaagccccctccccaccttccggGCCCAGTTCACGCCCTATTTGGTTCCTCCAGGTCGTGCTGGAATGGGAGGGGGCTGGACTGAGGAATTTCAAGCCGCCTGAGGGTCCAGAGcagaagagagggggaggggggggaagCGAAAGTGAAGGGAACGAGAGCCCCTGTGAGGAGgcgcagacagggaaggaaatcTCCCGGTAATAATTCATCGGCTCAGGAAGCAGCAGCTTGGCCTGGGGCTGTGTGTGGGGCTGGCCCTGCAGGGAGGGGGCCTCgcagcctccttctcctcctttccaaAGCCCAGCCTGGCTGGGGTCACGGTCAAATGAAGGGGGGAGAGCCAGGTGTGGGAAGAGACCTTCCTGAAGACCCTAGGGCCTGAAGACTTCAGGGACTGCTCTCCCAGCAGCcagctccccatctctcccccatTCTGGCCTGGGTCTGGGAGACAGGAATGCACagcatggcagagctgggaggcatCGTCAAGAAAACTGATGCCCAGAAGGAAGATGGAGCCAAAACGCACCTAGAAACCTTCCGACTTCACTCCCTGTGCTCCTTCTGCCGCACGGGCTGCCATTTGGGCTAAAGAGAAAGTTATTGTCAAGGCCAAGCAAACACAGGCTTGGCCGGTCCCCAGGATGGAGCTGGGAAAGGGGACCCCAACAACCATCATCAGCTCAGTAAGTCTTCCCAGGGCCTCTGAGGAAGAGGACATGTCAGATGTCAGGCTGAACAATCTAAGGTttccagaaggaaggaaggcgaTGAGGGAAGATatttcccccccaccaccccctcaCTTCGTAAGTGTGAGTTTTTTTGAGGGGGTGGTGTTGGCACTTcaagcagagggaaggggagtGTGTGGATTTGGAGCCAGGGAGGCTGCTGCAGTCCAGGATGGGATTGTGGGGAGTAAGGGAGAGAAACTTGTATTTTACTGGGGTGGAGACAGGACAGGGGTGATAGTGGGTCCCAAACAGTCTGGGACCACTGCCCTCACTCACCCTGAAGGCCAGAGCTCTCTTATCTGTAAATCAGAGGTTCTTCCCCACAACTTCAGCAGAGGAAAGTAAAGATCAGTAAAGCACTCAGCACTGTGTCTGGCACAACCATTTTGGTGGTAGGACCTCAACCAAAATGTCAACTCTGTGAAAGCAAAGAGTTTGTTTTGTTCACATTTCTATTCTCACCTAAAACCGTGCCTGGCATAGCAGggacccaataaatatttgttgaataaatgaacgaatggAGTTACTGGCGTTTGTgtgttttgttctgctttttttttttttttttttttttaagtttgtcgTCAGGGATGTGACACCATCGAGTCCTTATTTGGAAAGTTTATAGTGTTTCTCCAACTGTTCTCCACTGACACCACCATCCTGTACATAATGAAAAATCCTGGGTCGGCTGAATCAGACTGGGGGAATCCGGGAATTTATCAAGTCAAAAGCCCCCCCTTACCTAATTCTTACACGAAAGTTGCAGAACCACAGTATTAGAATTTGAGGGAGGAAAAACCCGAGTTGCTTTCTCTACAATCTTATTTtcgaatgaggaaactgaagccaggagaggagaagggaccTGCCCGCAGCCCTGCGGTCTAGGCTGAAGATGAGTCCGGATCTGGGCACAGCCCACTCCACCCACCCAACCCACCCCGACCCCCGGCTTTTGCCCCGCTCGCCCGCGGGGATCCAGAGCCTTCAGGGCGTGCCACCAGCTCGCGGGCCGCTTTCAACCTGGGGAACTGGGGCGAAGGGCCCGTAGCCATTGGCCGGGGCGCGGCGGGCGCCTCCCCATTGGCCAGGGCGGAATCCCCCGCCCCGGCCGGGGCGGCCTCGGGACTGGCCCCTCCCTCGGCTATAAGGCGGTGGCCAGCTGAGCCGTGGGAGCGCGCGGGAGCGCACGGCGGGGCGCGGCAGACGCTGGGGCGCTGCGCACCAAGGGAAGCGGCCGGCCGCCCATGGCGTTCGCGCTGCTGCGCCCCGTCGGCGCGCACGTGCTGTACCCGGACGTGCGGCTACTGAGCGAGGACGAGGAGAACCGCAGCGAGAGCGACGCCTCCGACCAGTCGTTCGGCTGCTGCGAGGGCCTGGAGGCGGCACGGCGCGGCCCGGGCCCcgggggcgggcggcgggcgtCCAGCAGCGCGGGCCCGGTGGTGGTGGTGCGACAGCGGCAGGCGGCCAACGCGCGGGAGCGGGACCGCACGCAGAGCGTGAACACGGCCTTCACGGCGCTGCGCACGCTCATCCCCACCGAGCCGGTGGACCGCAAGCTATCCAAGATTGAGACGCTGCGCTTGGCGTCCAGCTACATCGCGCACCTGGCCAACGTGCTGCTGCTGGGCGACGCGGCCGACGACGGGCAGCCGTGCTTCCGAGCGGCGGGCACCGCCAAGAGCGCGGTCCCAGCCGCCCCCGACGGCGGCCGCCAGCCGCGTTCCATCTGCACCTTCTGCCTCAGCAACCAGCGCAAGGGGGTGAGTGCGCGCGGCGCTCCAGTACTGCGGCCGCAGGGTCAGGGAACGGGCCTCTTACGGAGCAAAAGAGGGGCCGAGACCCCAATGAAGAGAGGGGGAAGAGACGTGGAGTCGTCGGGGGTGCAGCCCTCCAGGCCCAGAGTTTGGTGTGGAACAGAACCGCTCACAATGTTCCCCAAACAAGGGgtgcagggaagcccagagctcgGGCGTGATTTAGAGGATGGAGATTGCTCATCGAAGGACACCCCCTCCCACTAGGAGTGTGCTGGGAAGAGCGTGTGGGGAAATCATAACAAAGGCtgtcatttattgagctcttcctATGTATGGGCGCGCgttcctggttttctttttaccttcacAAGAACCCCGTCAGGCAGGTAGTTCTGCCCGTTTTATCACTGGTGAGGACCTGGGGCTCAGAGGGGTGCCCATATTACACAGCTCGAAAGCCAGAATGCAGGCTCTGGGTTTGCTGGGTATGTGTTGCCCTGAGCTGCCCTTACCGTAAAATAATTGTCCCGTATCCTGAGACTGACCCAAGGGCAGGAGACTGAGAAGAAAAGGGGATGCACGCCCCCAGTCAAGAGCCTGAGGTGCCCAGCTGATGAGCGGTAGGTGTGAAGCAGGGGGTCTCTTGAGGATACCCAGCCCCCAAAGAGATGGAGTGCTGGGGAAGGGCACTGTTGAGTCAGCCGGCAGAGCTGGAGGTAAGCTTCTGTGGTCTGTCCTAAGTAAGGATGAGAACCGGGCTGGTAGGGGACGGACGGGGCTGAGTAGCAGCAGAGGTTGCTGGGGGGTGCTCCTGGTTGAAAGCTGGCCCTCCTGCACAGGCCCCAAGGAGCCTGCTTCATCCTCAGCCTTTCCCCTTTCTGGCCTGGGCTTTTCTTAGAATAAGGAGGCTTGGTCTTGTGACAGCTTTGGATTCTATCAGCTACTatttacagctggggaaactgaggctgagagagtcCCTGACTGGTCCCTGTGGCCTTTTGGAAAATGAAAGAGTAtgggagcacagggaactctgctcagtattctgtaataacctaaatggggaaaagatttgaaaaagaatagatacatgtataggtataactgaatcactttgctgtacaccggaaactaacacaacattgttaatcaactatgctccagtataaaatcaaaatcaaaaaaaaaaaaaagtcatgggggATTGGAGTCATGCCTCTGGGTCCCCTAGTCTTTGGTTCTCACAACTTCCCCGGCTCCCCTCTTCACTCTGTTCTGGGGAAGCCTCTGTGTCCTGGCCTCAGACCACCCCCTTCTGGCCTCTCACCTGCCAttgctgcctcagtttccctaagtCAGTCTTTTTCGGTTCCGATTTGAACTCTCTCCAGGGTCCCTGATCCTCCCAGCTGTGGGCCCTGGTCTGTGGGCCCTCGGCAATACTCCCTGACTGCTTTTCACCTATTCACTCAGTTCGGCAAACCTTAACTACCCGACAGCTGTTTTTTGTCGACTCTGAAAACATTCCCAGAGAAGCAGGTTGTGGATGCCCATCCACCACTGTCAGGAACTCCCAGTGCTgggccagggcagggcctggaggtGAAAACAGCGATGTTGTGGTCTGATGGGGAGGTCTGATGTGCACAAAGGGACTGTCAGGGCCGGAGGAAGCCCCTGACCCAGTGGCTAAGTTCCTGACAGAGGCTTGGGGTTGGAAGCAGGCAGGTTGAGGCAG
This region of Phocoena phocoena chromosome 15, mPhoPho1.1, whole genome shotgun sequence genomic DNA includes:
- the TCF15 gene encoding transcription factor 15, which translates into the protein MAFALLRPVGAHVLYPDVRLLSEDEENRSESDASDQSFGCCEGLEAARRGPGPGGGRRASSSAGPVVVVRQRQAANARERDRTQSVNTAFTALRTLIPTEPVDRKLSKIETLRLASSYIAHLANVLLLGDAADDGQPCFRAAGTAKSAVPAAPDGGRQPRSICTFCLSNQRKGGSRRDLGGSCLKVRGVAPVRVPRR